In a genomic window of Acidilobus saccharovorans 345-15:
- a CDS encoding daunorubicin resistance protein DrrA family ABC transporter ATP-binding protein produces the protein MTHTSDVSIQAINLTKRYGNLLAVDHINFKVMRGEIYSLLGPNGAGKTTTISMLATLRMPSEGDALVEGYSIVKDRVKVRRVIGVVPQDLTADDELTGFDNVLLMARLHGFSGKEAEERAWEAIKFMELEDAAKRRVMYYSGGMRRRLEIAMSIVHNPKVVFLDEPTVGLDVQSRRHIWDLVRALKKEGVTVILTTHYMEEAEELSDRVAIIDHGHIVAEGTPEELKAKVKGDRIYIKFSGDAEAEKAVRELSRIFGDVKLLEGYVVIKVESSTEAMPQLIKELSQFNVLELRVVRPNLEEVFLELTGHGLRDEESFDAFKFRRLMRAVRS, from the coding sequence GTGACCCACACGTCAGACGTGAGCATACAGGCCATAAACCTCACCAAAAGGTACGGCAACCTCCTGGCAGTTGACCACATAAACTTCAAAGTTATGAGGGGCGAGATTTACTCGCTGCTAGGGCCTAATGGGGCAGGCAAGACGACCACTATCTCTATGTTAGCAACGCTCAGGATGCCCTCCGAGGGCGACGCCCTCGTTGAGGGCTACAGCATAGTGAAGGACAGGGTCAAGGTCAGGAGAGTCATAGGTGTGGTGCCCCAGGACCTCACTGCAGATGACGAGCTAACAGGCTTCGACAACGTGTTACTCATGGCGAGGCTTCACGGCTTCAGTGGCAAGGAAGCTGAGGAAAGGGCCTGGGAGGCCATAAAGTTCATGGAGCTTGAGGACGCGGCCAAGAGGAGGGTTATGTACTACAGCGGCGGCATGAGGAGGCGGCTTGAGATAGCCATGAGCATAGTTCATAACCCCAAGGTAGTGTTCCTTGACGAGCCCACGGTTGGGCTTGACGTTCAGAGCAGAAGGCACATATGGGACCTCGTGAGGGCCCTGAAGAAGGAGGGCGTCACGGTCATACTGACTACCCACTACATGGAGGAGGCCGAGGAGCTTTCCGACAGGGTGGCGATTATAGATCATGGGCACATAGTGGCCGAGGGCACCCCCGAGGAGCTGAAGGCCAAGGTCAAGGGCGACAGGATCTACATAAAGTTCTCAGGCGACGCCGAGGCTGAGAAGGCCGTGAGGGAGCTCTCCCGCATCTTCGGCGATGTGAAGCTGTTGGAGGGCTACGTCGTAATAAAAGTGGAGTCCTCCACTGAGGCCATGCCGCAGCTCATAAAGGAGCTGTCGCAGTTTAACGTGCTTGAGCTCAGGGTGGTGAGGCCCAACCTGGAGGAGGTCTTCCTGGAGCTCACAGGTCATGGGCTTAGGGACGAGGAGTCCTTTGACGCGTTTAAGTTCAGGAGGCTCATGAGGGCGGTGAGATCATGA
- a CDS encoding MFS transporter produces the protein MTRLVYSMQWYVLAPAMLQILSEYGAPSWLSGVLPLVFIAGAASTQLVSVALSARIGARNTFVIGLAILSLSDIMIYFASSAWEAVMLRFIAGLGTGLFFAPAGFVLVNISDSSSASLMGLYNATFNLGGLAALAWGVVDGLLGWRLGTLVAGLLGIVMDVASATVIKFNGRPAGAGPRARSSWTDLLIVGAAGAGSFGTSYAFGFLLPSMAQLSFGASPFGSGSLTLLMFAGAALGGFLAVWVPASWARSRRLVSILLAVSSISYLMIYSRSFVFFLAASFINGFLVDLAFSIYYAYAVERYGRDQSALSLAFINMANMAVSLWIFPLAGYALPRGLLAEALVLTATNVMTVPLLYATRGRSGN, from the coding sequence CTGACGAGGCTGGTTTACTCGATGCAGTGGTACGTCCTAGCGCCAGCCATGCTCCAGATACTGTCGGAGTACGGTGCCCCTAGCTGGCTCTCTGGCGTGCTGCCGCTGGTCTTCATAGCAGGGGCCGCGTCCACGCAGCTGGTCAGCGTAGCCCTCTCCGCCAGGATAGGGGCGAGGAACACGTTTGTCATCGGCCTTGCAATACTATCGCTCTCGGACATCATGATATACTTTGCCAGCAGCGCCTGGGAGGCTGTGATGCTCAGGTTCATAGCGGGGCTCGGCACCGGCCTCTTCTTCGCCCCGGCTGGCTTCGTGCTCGTTAACATAAGCGACTCCTCGTCAGCAAGCCTCATGGGACTTTACAACGCCACCTTCAACTTGGGGGGCCTCGCGGCCCTGGCCTGGGGGGTTGTGGACGGCCTCCTGGGGTGGAGGCTCGGAACACTTGTGGCAGGGCTCCTTGGCATAGTTATGGACGTCGCCAGCGCCACGGTGATAAAGTTCAACGGCAGGCCTGCAGGTGCGGGCCCCAGGGCAAGGAGCTCGTGGACTGACCTCCTGATAGTTGGCGCGGCCGGGGCTGGCTCCTTCGGAACCTCCTACGCCTTCGGCTTCCTCCTGCCCTCTATGGCTCAGCTCTCGTTCGGCGCCTCCCCCTTCGGCTCTGGGTCCCTGACGCTGCTCATGTTCGCCGGGGCCGCCCTTGGGGGCTTCCTGGCGGTGTGGGTGCCCGCCAGCTGGGCCAGGAGCAGGCGGCTGGTGTCCATACTCCTGGCAGTGTCATCCATAAGTTACCTTATGATCTACAGCAGGTCATTTGTGTTCTTCCTGGCGGCATCCTTTATTAACGGCTTCCTGGTCGACCTGGCCTTCAGCATTTACTACGCGTACGCTGTGGAGAGGTACGGCAGAGACCAGAGCGCCCTGTCCCTAGCTTTCATTAATATGGCTAACATGGCCGTCAGCCTCTGGATATTTCCCCTGGCTGGGTACGCGCTGCCCAGGGGGCTCCTGGCGGAGGCTCTTGTCCTAACAGCCACCAATGTAATGACAGTGCCTTTGCTTTACGCTACCAGGGGGCGATCAGGCAATTAG
- the hjc gene encoding Holliday junction resolvase Hjc gives MIRNPKAKGTRAENELADILWERGFAVVRGPASGGGAKRRFQPDLVAVRDGKVLVIEVKSRSGSGPLYIEAEQVVGLAEFARRAGGLALIAFRARGGEWRFHAVESLRPTGSSFAVDDPASGMRLRDVEEMLERKHKDLSTYLRLDSNSPSLSKLDTTDL, from the coding sequence ATGATTAGGAACCCCAAGGCAAAGGGCACGAGGGCTGAGAATGAGCTCGCTGACATCCTGTGGGAGAGAGGGTTCGCTGTGGTCAGGGGGCCAGCCAGCGGGGGAGGGGCTAAGAGGAGGTTTCAGCCTGACCTGGTGGCCGTCAGGGACGGTAAGGTCCTCGTCATAGAAGTTAAGTCAAGGTCGGGCTCTGGCCCTCTCTACATAGAGGCCGAGCAGGTGGTAGGCCTGGCTGAGTTCGCAAGAAGGGCGGGGGGACTGGCACTGATAGCGTTCAGGGCCAGGGGAGGCGAGTGGAGGTTCCACGCTGTCGAGTCCCTGAGGCCCACCGGCTCCAGCTTCGCAGTTGATGACCCGGCGAGCGGCATGAGGCTCAGGGACGTGGAGGAGATGCTGGAGAGAAAGCATAAGGACCTCTCAACATACCTCAGGCTGGACTCTAACTCTCCAAGCCTTAGTAAGTTAGATACGACTGACCTCTAA
- a CDS encoding NosD domain-containing protein has protein sequence MYVNVSSFAYGVYVKGPNATIYGSDIQAANYTLYLYDSYNDLIYNNVFDGPVKVVNSTATWYVTPRPGTNVLGGKVIAGNAWLLPNGSGFSQVTPSSPSDPYICDEPYEVAPGQYDMNPLKYPQPSNASTVTQTTTYSTTTTTTSTTTVSETTSTTVTTTTQQAESQTLTGTSTSSTSTSTLPTNTVSPRAHSSPTTIYVAVGAVIAVIAAASAVVLIRRR, from the coding sequence GTGTATGTGAACGTAAGCTCCTTCGCCTATGGAGTGTACGTCAAAGGGCCCAACGCTACCATATATGGCTCAGACATACAGGCTGCTAACTACACGCTTTACCTCTACGACTCCTACAACGACCTAATATATAACAACGTCTTTGACGGTCCTGTAAAAGTTGTGAACTCGACAGCCACCTGGTACGTCACGCCAAGGCCTGGCACTAACGTGCTTGGTGGCAAAGTAATAGCTGGAAACGCGTGGCTGCTGCCGAACGGCAGCGGCTTCTCGCAGGTGACACCCTCGTCACCATCAGACCCATACATATGCGATGAGCCGTATGAGGTGGCCCCAGGTCAGTACGACATGAACCCGCTCAAATACCCACAGCCCAGCAACGCGTCCACGGTCACTCAGACTACAACATACTCTACTACAACCACCACAACTAGCACTACAACTGTTAGCGAGACGACTTCAACAACAGTAACAACTACGACACAGCAGGCGGAGTCGCAAACCTTAACAGGGACTTCAACATCATCCACATCTACAAGTACGCTGCCTACTAATACGGTGTCCCCAAGGGCTCACTCCAGCCCTACGACCATCTATGTGGCGGTCGGAGCTGTAATAGCAGTAATAGCAGCTGCGTCAGCGGTGGTGCTAATAAGAAGAAGGTAA
- a CDS encoding citrate/2-methylcitrate synthase: MSKQVECQYEEGPLGRRIVVPKGLDNVIVDTTNISGVDPTGKATIYRGYTIDDIGANADFYEAAYLIHYGHLPNQKEYDEYRKKLDSYRAEIPEKLIDALKLVPATHPMYYAQYAYNLLGQFYAPEWPQKASFEFLEEHAMRLIALTPFIFAAAWHLPRDGVLYRPDPSLPHAKDALRMILGRMPSDVEARAFEATLVLYMDHGFNASTFTVRVAASTLTDIYSAAAAGVASLKGPLHGGANEQAMKMLLEAQAQAQAKGIPLEDYIEQYIKDRLARKELIMGFGHRVYKVHDPRTDVARKFVAQLPNGDMWVKVLAKAEDVMKKEKNLPANIDLYTGVLYYQLGIPIPMYTPIFAMGRIVGWTAHYIEQFLNNRLIRPDEKYVGPTGLKYAPISERK, from the coding sequence TTGTCTAAGCAGGTGGAGTGCCAGTACGAAGAGGGCCCGCTTGGCAGAAGGATCGTGGTTCCAAAAGGCCTTGACAACGTGATAGTTGACACCACTAACATAAGTGGCGTTGACCCCACGGGCAAGGCTACCATATATCGCGGCTACACAATAGATGACATAGGTGCGAACGCCGACTTTTACGAGGCCGCTTACCTCATACACTATGGACACCTGCCCAACCAGAAGGAGTACGACGAGTACAGGAAGAAGCTTGACAGCTACAGGGCGGAGATACCCGAGAAGCTAATAGACGCGCTGAAGCTGGTTCCCGCCACTCACCCGATGTACTATGCCCAGTACGCTTACAACCTGCTGGGCCAGTTCTACGCGCCAGAGTGGCCCCAGAAGGCCTCCTTCGAGTTCCTAGAGGAGCACGCAATGAGGCTCATAGCGTTAACCCCGTTCATATTTGCCGCCGCGTGGCACCTGCCGAGGGACGGCGTCCTCTACAGGCCTGACCCAAGCCTGCCTCACGCCAAGGACGCCCTGAGGATGATCCTGGGCAGGATGCCGAGCGACGTTGAGGCGAGGGCCTTTGAGGCCACGCTAGTCCTCTACATGGATCACGGCTTCAACGCCAGCACCTTCACGGTAAGGGTGGCCGCCAGCACGCTGACGGACATTTACAGCGCTGCAGCAGCCGGCGTCGCCTCGCTCAAGGGGCCGCTGCACGGAGGGGCCAACGAGCAGGCCATGAAGATGCTGCTCGAGGCCCAGGCGCAGGCCCAGGCAAAGGGAATACCGCTGGAGGACTACATAGAGCAGTACATAAAGGACAGGCTGGCCAGGAAGGAGCTCATAATGGGCTTTGGCCACAGGGTCTACAAGGTGCACGACCCGAGGACCGACGTGGCCAGGAAGTTCGTGGCGCAGCTGCCCAACGGTGACATGTGGGTTAAGGTGCTCGCCAAGGCCGAGGATGTAATGAAGAAGGAGAAGAACCTGCCTGCCAACATAGACCTCTACACTGGCGTGCTTTACTACCAGCTCGGCATTCCAATACCGATGTACACGCCAATATTTGCCATGGGCAGGATAGTAGGCTGGACTGCTCACTACATAGAGCAGTTCCTTAACAACAGGTTAATAAGGCCCGACGAGAAGTACGTGGGCCCCACCGGCCTCAAGTACGCTCCCATAAGCGAGAGGAAGTAA
- a CDS encoding MFS transporter: MRHRLMTTASVTLSFLWAAVSVLSLGYDIEGVSLSLKASVSEASVAILLSWEVGAVASVLLGRLADRIGDRPVMVMSSSLLALGLLLAAASRGLCGLYVAWALVGVGANSNNGIAYYVAADLHPSRSGTTIGVLESLYFVGAMIMSGLYAALGASGWRLTFLLLSALNVISAVLLALSKFPPRRQAVALRLSSIPAKPLLFSSTIMASYFILTVPLLTYPTYTLSLAGIGGSLASVVISAASAAGIISYVSIGALSDRVGRRLPLAIAGIMGAASGALMLALTSNKAVFATAYAVAVAASGFFSAAGAWVTELFPGSSEGLAINLSLLFGRVIGGLAPFLVTLPSSGRGLIMAVLVASTILIVSSALAPRARTAETKERKT, translated from the coding sequence TTGCGACATAGGCTGATGACGACAGCGTCAGTGACGCTCTCGTTTCTGTGGGCCGCCGTCTCAGTCCTGTCGCTGGGCTACGACATAGAGGGCGTGTCGCTGTCCCTGAAGGCCAGCGTCAGCGAGGCCTCAGTGGCCATACTCTTGTCGTGGGAGGTTGGGGCGGTGGCCTCCGTACTCCTTGGCAGGCTTGCCGATCGCATCGGCGACAGGCCGGTCATGGTCATGTCCTCGTCGCTCCTCGCTCTGGGCCTTCTGCTCGCGGCCGCCTCCAGGGGCCTCTGCGGCCTTTACGTGGCGTGGGCCCTTGTCGGCGTGGGCGCCAACTCAAACAACGGAATAGCCTACTATGTGGCCGCCGACCTTCACCCATCTAGGTCTGGGACTACGATCGGCGTGCTCGAGAGCCTGTACTTCGTTGGAGCCATGATTATGTCCGGCCTCTACGCCGCCCTTGGAGCCTCTGGCTGGAGGCTAACGTTTTTGCTTCTCTCCGCACTAAATGTGATCTCAGCCGTACTTCTGGCGCTGTCGAAGTTCCCTCCAAGGAGACAAGCGGTTGCCCTCAGGCTTTCAAGTATCCCCGCAAAGCCCCTTCTGTTCTCCTCGACTATAATGGCATCATATTTTATACTGACGGTTCCACTCCTAACGTACCCAACATACACGCTCTCGCTAGCTGGCATAGGCGGATCCTTGGCATCGGTAGTTATAAGCGCTGCCAGCGCCGCCGGCATAATATCATATGTTAGCATAGGCGCCCTCTCGGACAGGGTTGGAAGGAGGCTCCCGCTGGCGATCGCAGGCATCATGGGTGCGGCCTCAGGCGCCCTTATGTTAGCCTTGACAAGCAACAAAGCGGTGTTTGCAACAGCCTACGCTGTCGCAGTGGCTGCCAGCGGCTTCTTCTCTGCGGCGGGCGCGTGGGTAACTGAGCTCTTCCCAGGGAGCAGCGAAGGCTTAGCTATTAACCTGTCGCTCCTGTTTGGGAGAGTGATAGGGGGCCTTGCGCCGTTCCTCGTGACCCTTCCCAGCTCCGGCAGAGGGCTCATCATGGCAGTGCTGGTGGCCTCAACTATACTTATCGTAAGCTCGGCCCTTGCTCCGAGGGCGCGGACCGCAGAAACAAAAGAAAGGAAAACTTGA
- a CDS encoding cystathionine gamma-synthase family protein — MLDLHEDTEILGSQYGNDPYRSVVPPIYLSVAYDYITDDNAVRDDKGRVVRYSRETNPSLRPLEKAVAALEGADDALAFSSGMGAIAASLLALLKRGARILTLKEMYGVTIQLLQDLLNLVGGSLVKVYPSTEEVINELAGGKYDVAVLEVMTNPTLKVIDLREIGRAAKEAGTKLIVDNTFTTPLLVRPLRLGASVVVHSSTKYLAGHNDVVGGIAAAGGPEVKDLYEWRRKLGTVQPPFEAYLTYRGLKTLSLRFERQSRTAMALAEFLHDCSKVAAVYYPGLPDSPYHGVASGLFERPLYGGVLSFTLRGGPEAALRLVKALRVARVAPSLGGTETLVTLPAFTASSHISPEERRALGIEESLIRVSVGLEDEGDLVEDFGKALGAIS, encoded by the coding sequence GTGCTCGACTTGCACGAGGACACGGAGATCCTAGGGTCGCAGTACGGTAATGACCCCTACAGGTCTGTAGTACCTCCTATCTATCTCAGTGTTGCCTATGATTACATAACTGATGATAATGCAGTTAGAGACGACAAGGGCAGGGTGGTCAGATATTCAAGGGAGACGAATCCAAGCCTAAGGCCCCTCGAGAAGGCCGTAGCCGCGCTGGAGGGCGCTGACGATGCTCTTGCCTTCAGTTCAGGCATGGGCGCCATAGCTGCGTCCCTCCTGGCCCTGTTGAAAAGGGGCGCGAGAATCCTGACGTTGAAGGAGATGTACGGTGTTACAATCCAGTTGCTTCAGGACTTACTGAACCTCGTTGGAGGCTCCTTGGTTAAAGTTTACCCTTCAACTGAAGAGGTAATTAATGAGCTTGCGGGAGGGAAGTACGATGTGGCCGTACTTGAGGTAATGACAAACCCGACGCTCAAGGTGATAGACTTAAGGGAGATAGGCAGGGCAGCCAAAGAGGCCGGTACCAAACTTATAGTTGATAACACTTTCACGACCCCCCTGCTGGTCAGGCCCCTCAGGCTGGGGGCGTCAGTGGTAGTACACAGCAGCACCAAGTACTTAGCCGGTCACAACGACGTGGTAGGCGGGATCGCCGCTGCAGGTGGCCCAGAGGTAAAGGACCTCTATGAGTGGAGGAGGAAGCTCGGAACTGTGCAGCCGCCGTTCGAGGCATACCTTACCTACAGGGGCCTGAAGACACTGTCCCTGAGGTTCGAGAGGCAGAGCAGGACAGCTATGGCGCTGGCCGAGTTCCTCCATGATTGCAGCAAGGTGGCAGCCGTTTACTACCCGGGCCTCCCTGACAGCCCATATCATGGAGTGGCCTCAGGGCTCTTTGAGAGGCCCCTGTACGGCGGCGTCCTCTCCTTCACGCTCAGGGGAGGCCCAGAGGCCGCCCTCAGGCTTGTGAAGGCCCTCAGGGTGGCCAGGGTGGCCCCAAGCCTTGGAGGCACCGAGACCTTAGTGACGCTGCCGGCGTTCACCGCCTCAAGCCACATAAGCCCAGAGGAGAGGAGGGCCCTGGGCATAGAGGAGTCCCTGATAAGGGTCTCAGTGGGCCTGGAGGATGAGGGCGACCTAGTGGAGGACTTTGGCAAGGCACTGGGGGCCATAAGCTAA
- a CDS encoding ABC transporter permease produces MIRETYVLVERELKKWVGRRGTFFISLITPIAWLALFGKSLNFVNMFSSAGLQGANPVIVKQYVDQTLLRLFGTTNYFAYLATGMFVVFAFFQSVFGGVNIVFEKRLGSMNRLRMTPAPRSSIFLAKMAATLVRTFFYETILLVIAVALGFSVDWNAINFIEAGAAIALLAAGFISIFEAIGFAVDNQEIMFSIVNLINLPLMFASPALFPLQQMPWWLRDIARFNPLTYAVDIVRYNLLGVHSFNILEDWAILIAITAVFVTAGLLASLRVLENY; encoded by the coding sequence ATGATAAGGGAAACCTACGTGCTGGTGGAAAGGGAGCTCAAGAAGTGGGTGGGAAGGAGGGGCACCTTCTTCATATCGCTGATAACCCCCATCGCGTGGCTGGCCCTCTTCGGGAAGAGCCTCAACTTCGTCAACATGTTCTCCTCAGCGGGCCTGCAGGGCGCCAACCCTGTCATCGTTAAGCAGTATGTAGACCAGACGCTGCTCAGGCTCTTCGGGACCACCAACTACTTCGCCTACCTGGCCACCGGCATGTTTGTGGTCTTCGCCTTCTTCCAGAGCGTCTTCGGCGGCGTGAACATAGTGTTTGAGAAGAGGCTCGGAAGCATGAACAGGCTAAGGATGACCCCGGCCCCCAGGTCCAGCATATTCCTGGCCAAGATGGCAGCCACGCTCGTAAGGACCTTCTTCTATGAGACCATACTCCTTGTTATAGCCGTGGCGCTGGGCTTCAGCGTCGACTGGAACGCCATCAACTTTATTGAGGCCGGCGCTGCGATAGCCCTACTGGCGGCCGGCTTCATAAGCATATTTGAGGCCATAGGCTTTGCTGTCGACAACCAGGAGATAATGTTCTCCATAGTTAACCTCATAAACCTGCCCCTCATGTTCGCGTCGCCGGCCCTCTTCCCCCTCCAGCAGATGCCGTGGTGGCTTAGGGACATAGCAAGGTTCAACCCGCTCACGTATGCCGTTGACATAGTTAGGTATAACCTGCTTGGAGTTCACAGCTTCAACATACTTGAAGACTGGGCGATACTTATAGCAATAACCGCCGTCTTCGTGACTGCAGGTCTTCTGGCCAGCCTGAGGGTGCTTGAGAACTACTGA
- a CDS encoding DUF998 domain-containing protein encodes MAGYIIFVGVAQFVLFMLIAEAIYPGYSVSRNYISDLGNLRLEPSTPHAAVFNTSIMLLGILLIAGGALLYRSGRDATGRALGALVMASGVGAAGVGLFPEGSPHGLHIIFSLVTFLASSLASYPASLYRGLRTPLWGALGTIGLMALALYVNGIYLGLGWGGMERLIVYPNLLWAAGFSGALLGKEKG; translated from the coding sequence TTGGCCGGATACATCATCTTTGTTGGAGTTGCCCAGTTCGTGCTCTTTATGTTAATAGCCGAGGCCATATACCCAGGGTATAGCGTTTCGAGGAACTACATAAGCGACCTGGGGAACCTGAGGCTGGAGCCCTCTACGCCTCACGCAGCCGTTTTCAACACCTCAATAATGCTACTGGGCATTCTGCTAATAGCTGGCGGCGCGCTGCTATATCGCTCTGGGAGGGACGCGACCGGCAGGGCACTTGGAGCCCTGGTGATGGCCTCAGGCGTTGGAGCTGCGGGCGTTGGCCTCTTCCCAGAGGGGTCCCCGCACGGGCTTCACATAATCTTCTCCCTCGTGACTTTCCTGGCCTCCTCCCTGGCCTCATACCCAGCGTCGCTCTACAGGGGGCTTAGGACTCCCCTGTGGGGGGCCCTGGGCACCATAGGCCTTATGGCCCTGGCGCTTTACGTGAACGGGATATACCTGGGCCTTGGGTGGGGCGGGATGGAGAGGCTCATAGTGTACCCCAACCTGCTCTGGGCCGCAGGCTTCTCAGGGGCTTTGTTGGGCAAGGAAAAGGGCTAG
- a CDS encoding adenine deaminase C-terminal domain-containing protein encodes MTLERPVGPSPQELVSASRAALGLEPLDLLIKGAEVVDVWGRRTGGWDVGVKGRVVACVGDCRSRARRVVNAKGAYLAPGFIDAHMHLESTFLSPGEFSKELVKHGTTAAFVDIHEVGNVLGIKGVYAVAEEFRHALLKVFLLAPPNVPPSRRVDDAGGASISYSEALEAARALSGLGEVMDLQSLVEGDEDLMNFVAEASASEAVVQGHMAGLSGPELDAYVSLGVRNDHEVTAREELMERLSRGVFPFVRFGSSWRDLDRLSDLVSRYSPLVPIVVDDIHALHLVREGHLDRAVRRAIELGVDPVDAVRAVTLAPALSYGLERWLGSVTPGRFADLVLLDSLDDKLRVIQTFINGSEAVCSPKKVSSQLDGNTVTVSFRPSFELRAPVSSGQVQTRVIELVNGSTITSESFEVLRVEDGRPIIKGNLSEVHVINRYGKELQGFGLLGLSVSGALASSVAHDTHNIIIVGNERGSMEAALEAIRAKGGGIAFAQEGSVKAFLPLPIAGLMSDLSSEEVASRLEEVTNELSRACSCDGDLVLNQIQLLTLPVIPELRVTDKGLYSVGRRSYVPLFEVS; translated from the coding sequence TTGACGCTGGAGAGGCCTGTAGGCCCATCCCCTCAGGAACTGGTCTCAGCGTCCAGGGCCGCGCTTGGGCTAGAGCCCCTGGACCTCCTGATAAAGGGTGCAGAGGTAGTCGACGTCTGGGGCAGGAGGACAGGAGGCTGGGACGTGGGCGTTAAGGGCAGGGTTGTGGCCTGCGTCGGCGACTGCAGGTCGCGAGCGAGGCGCGTTGTTAACGCTAAGGGGGCCTACCTGGCCCCCGGCTTCATAGACGCCCACATGCACCTGGAGAGCACCTTCCTCAGCCCCGGCGAGTTCTCCAAGGAGCTTGTCAAGCACGGCACCACAGCCGCCTTCGTTGACATACATGAGGTCGGCAACGTGCTTGGCATCAAGGGAGTCTATGCCGTGGCTGAGGAGTTCAGGCACGCGCTGCTTAAGGTGTTCCTGCTGGCGCCGCCCAACGTGCCACCTTCAAGGCGAGTGGACGATGCAGGAGGGGCCTCAATAAGTTACTCCGAGGCCCTTGAGGCCGCCAGGGCCCTCTCAGGCCTGGGCGAGGTCATGGACCTCCAGTCGCTCGTTGAAGGCGACGAGGACCTGATGAACTTCGTGGCCGAGGCCTCAGCCTCGGAGGCGGTTGTCCAGGGCCACATGGCGGGCCTCTCAGGCCCAGAGCTCGACGCCTACGTAAGCCTAGGGGTGAGGAACGACCACGAGGTCACCGCGCGGGAGGAGCTCATGGAGAGGCTTTCGAGGGGCGTGTTCCCCTTCGTGAGGTTCGGCTCCAGCTGGAGGGACCTGGACAGGCTCAGCGACCTGGTCTCGAGGTACTCGCCGCTGGTGCCAATAGTGGTTGACGACATTCACGCCCTTCACCTGGTCCGCGAGGGGCACCTGGACAGGGCCGTGAGGAGGGCCATAGAGCTCGGCGTGGACCCCGTGGACGCCGTGAGGGCAGTCACGCTGGCCCCGGCCCTGTCCTATGGCCTTGAGCGCTGGCTCGGCTCGGTGACTCCTGGAAGGTTCGCTGACCTGGTCCTGCTGGATTCCCTGGACGATAAGCTTCGCGTCATTCAGACCTTCATAAACGGCTCCGAGGCGGTGTGCTCGCCAAAGAAAGTGTCGTCGCAGCTCGACGGTAACACGGTAACGGTGAGCTTCAGGCCGTCGTTTGAGCTTAGGGCGCCTGTGAGCAGCGGCCAGGTGCAGACGAGGGTGATAGAGCTTGTGAACGGCTCGACTATAACCTCAGAGTCGTTTGAGGTACTAAGGGTGGAGGACGGGCGCCCCATAATCAAAGGCAACCTTTCCGAGGTGCACGTAATAAACAGGTACGGCAAGGAGCTTCAGGGCTTCGGCCTGCTGGGGCTCAGCGTAAGCGGCGCCCTGGCGTCCTCAGTGGCCCATGACACGCATAATATTATCATAGTTGGCAACGAGAGGGGCTCCATGGAGGCCGCCCTGGAGGCCATAAGGGCGAAGGGGGGAGGCATAGCGTTTGCGCAGGAGGGCTCGGTGAAGGCCTTCCTGCCGCTGCCCATAGCCGGGCTCATGAGTGACCTGAGCTCTGAGGAGGTGGCCTCAAGGCTTGAGGAGGTCACCAACGAGCTCAGCAGGGCCTGCAGCTGTGACGGCGACCTGGTACTCAACCAGATACAGCTCCTCACTCTGCCAGTGATACCTGAGCTCAGGGTCACAGACAAGGGCCTCTACAGCGTGGGCAGGAGGTCCTACGTGCCCCTCTTTGAGGTGTCCTGA